ACAAAGACAAAGGCAACAACACTGAAAGTCTTTCTGAAGGCTTGCTAGGGTAATACTAAGTTTTTGCCCACGTAAGTCATTACTTCCTTTAACATAGTTGTAACTGTACCTACAGAAGACTAATCGGAATTGGGAAAGTTAACAGAACTTCGATTAATAGgtatttgattatattgacTATACGCTGTGATGCTTTGgttagaaaaaagaaaaaagaaattggACCACAATCGAACGAAGTATACTAATTTGATCTGTATATCTTAATCAACTTTGTTTTTACGACATTAGCTAGTCGttaatatgacatattttgatttaaattctgaaattgatattttttattcgtttaaatgtaattatatacatagtgtttgcaatttaaaaaacacgCTGAAATTTCAAATTGAAGTTAAGTTCCAActattaaacacaaaaataaaacgcaAAAATGAccaaagtaacaaaaaatttgtcccaaaaattaaatctaatattttttattactcctACTGACCCACCTGTGTGTTATCATATCAGCAAAATCCCTGCCAgtgtaattacatattttgcaCAACAAGTCATTGTTATGCCAGTGTTCATCCAAATGACTTTTTATATCGGTCAAAGATGTTTGACATAAACCTAGAACAGTATCAGTATATATGACAGAATAGGATAGaatgatacattttaaatcattgttAGAAAAaccttattgaaaataaaaacaactgcTGTTCTAACAAATACATACCACAGTTCTGAGTTGATTCATCATCATCTCTTTTCACATTCTCTAGCGTGTCAtccttatatttatctttgtaaCATACATTCCTTTTATGTGTGACTAACCATTTATTACtacctacaaaaaatataatgtatatatataataaaaagtactcATTTTgcatcaatttatatattaataatcaatgtaattttaagaCTGAAGTCTGCTACCTAAGTCCTATTCGGGTAGGAGaccattaaatttgtttttttttataatttataaaataattcacaatAAATTCTATgtgtaagataaaaatatattaaattaaacttactatactctttattacatttagtacagaagtatttctttttgtcTACACTGGAATGTTTCTCATTGTCCTTTGTGTTATTTCGGCTGTATGActtaaaatctttaacaatTGTAGGAACTATGACAGATATGGAACCTTTGACTTTTGATTGCTTTATGCCATCAGCGACCAATTCATTATATACCTCCTCATTATAAGTGCCTTCacaatgttttgtttctttcATTGCATTTGTAATGTTACATTCaatctcattattatatttctaaacagAAGAACAAATCAcataaatagtatattatttcttttctaagtatatagatatattaaagaaaattattatgtccGTGATTTAAAagatcaaaagttttttttcaactgcttgttgtttttaacatatgaatatttattggacGAGAGACATTTTTAAAGTGACATGGAAACTCtctattatttgtaaatctgaattttatatcttaaatgcTAGGGTTGCAATTTTTGTTGcactaaaatatgtttcttgaTTGctggaaatttttaatattttaataaaggtaACTAACTAAactattagaaaattataaaaaatattacgaggAATAAGGATATACcgtgatatatttttcgttaatataatattgtctttCATGAATTTTCCTTTCTTTTCTGTATATTccagatattattttactaaattcaCATTTACTGTATTGAGTcaaaaaaatgatttgttaaatatagtAGTAGTTAGACTTCAACactaattaaatctttatataatgaaataaaatttaaatacaaagtaCAGTATGAGAGAATCAACAACACGATGATCTGATATCTCAATTGTTTCAGCAAGTGGAACATTGTTCTGGAGTGTGCAAGTTCAAATCCTGCTTCTattgatgaatttttcataCTATACTTTCTATTTGAAATACAGTTCgagtataatttaacattgccttttatctaaaaacattatatcaatataataaaataaaccactataataacaataactttCTTCATACATCGTAAACTTATTTCATACCAAATATACTATGATTTTGGTGTTCATCATTGCTTCATTCATATGAAACGTCCAAAGTGCACATATTAACAGATTGCTCGTAAACAAGCaagtattattatgtaaacatgtttttattaatttgttaaaaaaataaatagaaatatagagAAAAACGCAATATtaaagacataaaaattaaatcagtaTCATGGAaattgaatgtaaaaaaaatattgcatacaTTTGTCacttaatagatataaaataaggaaaaaccTCATGCAGATCCTGATTTGCACAAGGAGTTATTAGTTACTTTGTTGTAgcgattaaaatattgataattaaagtaaaacttaCATTAACAGATTTCCATAGCTCTTCAGATTCTATACACTTACGTTTAAACTTTGCAAATTTATCTATTTCTTCAACACATTTCTCGCATATTATTTTCGGCGCAAACGTAAGATCTACCTAAAAGAgccaaagattttaaattgtataacgaaaataatattgagatcctaatttattgaaattataaaacatacagcGAAATCAACGCAGAATTCTAATACTTTAAGCATTTCTGAATTTTTGTCAAGTTTCACTCCTCCGACATTTGTGGTTAAACATATTCTACACGAATTACTTTTCATTTCTGTTgacatgtttaattaataaattagaaatttaaaaatatttaattatttattttgtaaacaccGGACTTGAACTGCAATTATTAACTGTCATATTGACATTTGAAATTTGACTGCAAcggtaaagataaaaaataggatatttaaacaattaaactaggtttattccttttattatttaattaaatgataactacaaaattatcaattaacaaaaaaaatatcagatttgataaaaatatgtctattatgatattaatcttTCTAAAGCATAGTAGCATAGGATAG
The genomic region above belongs to Danaus plexippus chromosome 4, MEX_DaPlex, whole genome shotgun sequence and contains:
- the LOC116768669 gene encoding zinc finger protein 678-like isoform X2, translating into MSTEMKSNSCRICLTTNVGGVKLDKNSEMLKVLEFCVDFAVDLTFAPKIICEKCVEEIDKFAKFKRKCIESEELWKSVNKYNNEIECNITNAMKETKHCEGTYNEEVYNELVADGIKQSKVKGSISVIVPTIVKDFKSYSRNNTKDNEKHSSVDKKKYFCTKCNKEYSSNKWLVTHKRNVCYKDKYKDDTLENVKRDDDESTQNCGLCQTSLTDIKSHLDEHWHNNDLLCKICNYTGRDFADMITHRHIHCKKTKLYCHACNKKKASILSLQFHFRSVHLHKTGGLCSICSKTFAKFKTWKKHVRLHNEENSLFICDICGKKNTLQICTSQMLLWNAAIAREPTKVILN